One window of Parabacteroides sp. FAFU027 genomic DNA carries:
- a CDS encoding indolepyruvate ferredoxin oxidoreductase subunit alpha — MKTVNEIATIKMMNGNEAVARGAYEAGVKVAAGFPGTPSTEVMDYTHQNYSEIYCEWSTNEKVGLEVAIGASFAGYRSFAVMKTVGLHVAADALGGAAGSQINGGLVLVVGDDVGRIAGDDYNDVRHYGNMFNIPVLEPSDSQEAKDLMVRAFEISEEYSTPVILKITSVICKTTSKVVIDEEYTYKVKSREKYPVSFSKVIMTTMMMNAKGSEHPKLTKCFHDFPAQMKRLAQDSNDFDMNKLELNGKKIGVITAGTPYFYTKEVLPEASILKVGMVMPLPEKLIRKLAEHVEELYVIEDGHDIIEKNVKDLGVSVIGKELFPKFPVMTRFTPDIIEEKLIPDAPKRITMEGVPFRLPVSCAGCSHLFISQILRKHKIKGAADVTCGLIGCFPHMESYQLQKCMGSSIALAHGYNVAKDHKEKFVAMIGDGGFWATGINGLMNLIFNDSQSTTIIVDNSCLAMTGGQHVASSEFGFNYKPENKLEIAKVCEAVGVKDIVTVDAYEFDELEKAILNAVNADTNSVVIVKKPCVTKFKLPKDTPYFIDQEKCTKCRKCINVGCLAIESKKAKDGSVEIVINEDLCVGCGLCTTACKFDAIKR, encoded by the coding sequence ATGAAGACAGTAAATGAGATTGCCACAATAAAAATGATGAATGGTAACGAAGCAGTTGCCAGAGGAGCCTATGAAGCAGGAGTGAAAGTTGCTGCCGGATTCCCGGGAACACCCTCCACAGAGGTAATGGATTATACCCATCAAAATTACTCTGAGATTTATTGTGAATGGTCCACAAATGAGAAAGTAGGTTTAGAAGTCGCCATTGGAGCTTCATTTGCAGGTTATCGAAGCTTCGCAGTAATGAAAACTGTGGGTTTGCATGTGGCGGCTGATGCCCTGGGTGGAGCTGCAGGCAGTCAGATTAACGGTGGCTTGGTATTGGTAGTTGGTGATGATGTTGGTCGAATTGCAGGTGATGATTACAATGATGTTCGTCATTATGGGAATATGTTTAATATCCCGGTATTAGAGCCAAGCGACAGTCAGGAAGCCAAAGACTTAATGGTTAGGGCATTCGAGATTAGCGAAGAATACTCAACCCCGGTCATACTTAAAATAACATCGGTGATATGCAAAACAACCAGTAAAGTTGTCATTGATGAAGAATATACTTACAAAGTTAAAAGCAGAGAAAAATATCCGGTAAGCTTCAGCAAAGTTATCATGACCACCATGATGATGAATGCAAAAGGCTCAGAGCATCCGAAGTTAACCAAATGCTTTCACGATTTTCCGGCTCAGATGAAGCGCCTGGCTCAGGACAGCAATGACTTCGATATGAACAAGCTGGAGTTGAATGGCAAAAAGATCGGGGTAATTACTGCAGGCACTCCTTATTTTTACACAAAAGAAGTTTTACCCGAAGCCTCTATTTTAAAAGTGGGTATGGTTATGCCACTTCCGGAAAAGCTGATTCGCAAATTGGCCGAACATGTAGAGGAACTCTATGTGATTGAAGACGGACATGATATTATTGAAAAGAACGTCAAGGATTTAGGCGTTTCAGTAATCGGGAAAGAATTATTTCCGAAGTTCCCGGTAATGACGCGTTTTACTCCCGATATTATCGAGGAAAAACTCATTCCGGATGCACCAAAAAGAATTACCATGGAAGGTGTACCTTTCAGGCTACCGGTTAGTTGTGCAGGCTGTTCTCACCTTTTCATCTCACAAATTCTAAGAAAACATAAAATAAAAGGGGCTGCCGATGTTACTTGCGGTTTGATTGGCTGCTTCCCTCACATGGAGTCTTATCAACTGCAAAAATGTATGGGTTCGAGCATCGCGCTGGCTCATGGTTACAATGTGGCGAAAGATCACAAAGAAAAATTTGTGGCCATGATAGGCGATGGCGGTTTTTGGGCAACCGGAATCAATGGCCTGATGAACCTGATTTTCAATGACAGTCAGTCAACAACGATTATTGTTGACAATAGCTGTTTGGCTATGACCGGTGGTCAGCATGTGGCTTCCAGTGAGTTTGGGTTTAATTATAAACCGGAAAACAAACTTGAAATTGCCAAAGTATGCGAAGCCGTTGGTGTAAAAGATATTGTTACCGTAGATGCATACGAATTTGACGAGCTGGAAAAAGCTATATTAAATGCAGTCAATGCCGACACTAATTCTGTTGTCATTGTAAAAAAACCGTGTGTAACTAAATTTAAGCTCCCTAAAGATACTCCTTATTTTATCGATCAGGAAAAATGTACTAAATGTCGTAAATGTATCAATGTCGGATGTTTAGCGATAGAGAGTAAAAAAGCGAAGGATGGCTCGGTAGAAATAGTGATTAACGAAGACCTTTGTGTGGGCTGTGGACTTTGTACAACAGCTTGTAAGTTTGACGCAATAAAACGATAA
- a CDS encoding indolepyruvate oxidoreductase subunit beta — protein sequence MQDTGKNIIIAGVGGQGILLFSNLLSKYYMKLGYELKISDVIGLGQRGGGVESHFRYSNKPVLSPFIKAGDVDYLISFEQTETLRYLHCLKEDGTIFSSTFELSTSSVNTRLEKDMPESKTELIKKSGKKTFIIDPEENKSPDFDISKMMNIVMLAIYAESRGYSHDEMIQIVKDSVPAKFVEGNIKAYEKGISIARTKLAEINQ from the coding sequence ATGCAAGATACAGGAAAAAATATTATCATAGCAGGTGTAGGAGGACAAGGTATTCTGCTTTTCAGTAACCTCTTAAGCAAGTATTATATGAAACTTGGTTATGAGTTGAAAATATCTGACGTAATTGGATTAGGACAACGTGGCGGTGGTGTCGAAAGTCATTTTCGGTATTCAAACAAGCCGGTATTATCGCCCTTTATCAAGGCAGGTGATGTAGATTATCTTATATCTTTTGAGCAAACTGAAACACTCCGGTATTTGCATTGCCTGAAAGAAGACGGTACTATTTTCTCAAGCACTTTTGAGTTATCCACTTCCAGCGTAAACACCCGCCTGGAAAAAGATATGCCTGAATCTAAAACTGAGCTAATAAAAAAATCTGGAAAGAAGACATTTATTATTGATCCCGAAGAGAATAAAAGTCCGGATTTTGATATCAGCAAAATGATGAATATTGTTATGCTTGCCATCTACGCTGAAAGTAGAGGCTATTCACATGATGAGATGATTCAGATCGTGAAGGATAGTGTTCCTGCAAAGTTTGTTGAAGGAAATATAAAAGCATACGAAAAGGGAATTTCGATTGCCCGCACTAAACTGGCAGAAATTAATCAGTAA
- a CDS encoding MEKHLA domain-containing protein, translating into MDKTSVPNIENDYLKDYVYLITDSLRKLANIEIVDFSLSIEEQAKQAFSSGYVLLAHNGSNDPIFNYANQTALNLFEMSWEEITNMPSKYSAESDQRDKREKFLADVEEKGFSKDYSGIRISKSGRRFEIKNVILWNVYDSENNRIGQAALFDEYDYL; encoded by the coding sequence ATGGATAAGACCAGTGTACCCAATATCGAAAATGATTATCTGAAAGATTATGTTTATCTGATCACAGATAGTTTGAGAAAGTTAGCAAATATCGAGATAGTTGACTTTTCCCTGAGTATAGAAGAACAGGCAAAACAGGCATTCAGTTCCGGCTATGTCCTTTTAGCTCATAATGGGTCAAATGACCCGATATTTAACTATGCGAATCAAACTGCGCTTAACCTTTTTGAAATGTCATGGGAAGAGATTACTAATATGCCTTCCAAATATTCTGCTGAAAGTGACCAGAGAGATAAAAGGGAAAAGTTTTTAGCTGATGTTGAAGAGAAAGGATTTTCCAAAGATTATTCGGGTATCAGAATATCTAAATCAGGTAGGAGATTTGAAATTAAAAACGTAATTCTCTGGAATGTATATGATTCGGAAAATAACAGAATTGGTCAAGCTGCGCTATTTGATGAATATGACTATTTATAA
- a CDS encoding polysaccharide deacetylase family protein: protein MRKSIVISLLMMFVVLSIQAKKKNETVHRPVVVLTFDDAVRSHYTIVAPLLKKYHFGGTFFVCDVAQKRPQDTAFYMTWPQISELNRMGFEIGNHTAHHKNVTTLTREELQNEVNIIEAKCKEYDIPRPLSFAYPGNRSDSLAQVRLKGLGYLYGRAGGSRTYIPMQDSLLQVPSHTMSNSEKQKERVMNALSGLKPGDFLVLTIHGVPDLQHPDYSTPPELFEEYLKYMHEHNIQGIAIRDLKKYIGQ, encoded by the coding sequence ATGAGAAAGAGTATTGTCATCAGCTTGCTAATGATGTTTGTAGTCTTGTCAATTCAGGCAAAGAAGAAAAACGAAACCGTGCATCGGCCCGTGGTGGTGCTAACTTTTGACGATGCGGTCAGAAGTCATTATACCATCGTTGCTCCGTTGTTGAAGAAGTATCATTTCGGAGGAACCTTCTTTGTCTGTGACGTAGCTCAGAAAAGACCTCAGGATACCGCTTTTTATATGACCTGGCCGCAAATCAGCGAGCTCAACCGCATGGGATTCGAGATAGGTAACCACACCGCCCATCATAAGAATGTTACGACACTGACACGTGAAGAGTTGCAAAATGAAGTCAATATCATTGAAGCAAAATGCAAAGAGTACGATATTCCCCGTCCCTTGTCTTTTGCTTATCCGGGAAATCGTTCTGATTCATTGGCTCAAGTCCGTCTCAAAGGGCTGGGCTACCTGTATGGTCGTGCAGGTGGTAGCCGTACTTACATCCCGATGCAGGATAGCCTGTTGCAGGTGCCGAGCCACACCATGAGCAATTCGGAGAAGCAAAAGGAGCGTGTGATGAATGCCCTTAGTGGCTTAAAACCCGGAGATTTTCTGGTGCTGACTATTCATGGAGTACCAGACCTTCAACATCCGGATTACTCCACCCCACCCGAACTATTCGAAGAATATCTCAAATATATGCACGAGCATAATATTCAGGGGATTGCAATACGGGATTTGAAGAAGTACATCGGGCAATAG
- a CDS encoding sialate O-acetylesterase: MRPVFLLISFFALIVTGSAQNSTLENRLKENPSKVWVFILAGQSNMAGRGNVEAQDTVTTPRVLSMNDKGEIVPAREPLNFYEIKMQGTGCGLAFGKELLNSIPNDVSVLILQTAVGGSSINQWIKNSTHRDIQLFTNFKEKVELGKRYGTIKAILWHQGETDAKPEGIQQRQENLKTLFGMFRNAIGNDSLPILMGELGSYSKTPVLFAQMNEQTRLYSASDRLTSVITTADFQHRGDFLHFNSAGQREMGKRFAREYVCKFMTK; this comes from the coding sequence ATGAGACCAGTTTTTCTATTGATTAGTTTCTTCGCGTTGATTGTAACGGGAAGCGCACAAAATAGCACATTGGAAAACAGACTGAAAGAAAATCCTTCCAAAGTATGGGTATTTATCCTTGCAGGGCAGTCCAACATGGCGGGTCGGGGGAACGTGGAAGCACAGGATACCGTCACGACTCCACGTGTTTTGAGTATGAATGATAAAGGAGAAATCGTTCCGGCCAGAGAACCGCTTAATTTCTACGAGATCAAAATGCAGGGAACCGGCTGCGGACTGGCATTTGGGAAAGAGTTGCTGAACTCAATACCTAATGATGTATCTGTTCTTATTCTTCAGACAGCGGTTGGCGGAAGTTCTATTAATCAATGGATCAAGAACTCCACTCACCGGGATATCCAGTTGTTTACTAATTTCAAAGAGAAAGTAGAGTTGGGAAAACGATACGGTACCATCAAAGCCATCTTGTGGCATCAGGGGGAGACGGATGCCAAACCGGAAGGTATTCAGCAAAGGCAGGAAAACCTCAAAACGCTGTTTGGTATGTTTAGAAATGCTATCGGTAATGATTCACTACCGATATTGATGGGTGAGCTCGGAAGTTACTCTAAAACGCCTGTGTTATTTGCTCAGATGAATGAACAGACCCGGTTGTATTCAGCATCTGACCGTTTAACTTCGGTCATCACTACAGCTGATTTTCAACACCGAGGCGACTTTCTGCATTTTAATTCAGCTGGTCAGCGGGAAATGGGGAAACGTTTTGCCCGGGAATATGTCTGTAAGTTTATGACCAAATAA
- a CDS encoding glycoside hydrolase family 2 protein — MRNNKKDRVRKLLLLCVGVVGGTFCYASPKFEGSLRETYNFNSDWKLRIGDISGAEAPVYGDKEWKTVTLPRAFNEDEAFRQHIEQLTDTVVWYRKHFKLPTSEQGKKVFIEFEGVRMAADVYVNGVKVGLHENGVMAFGFDISDKIRFGEDNVIALRIDNSWKYRERSTNSLFQWNNSNFNANYGGIPKNVKLHVSGKVYQTLPLYSFLKTSGVYVYAKNFNIKGRKAVIIAESEVKNETSSVQNIGYEVVIEDMDGKEISRYTGKTQSVQPGATAMLSASSPVSNLHFWSWGYGYLYNVYTVLKINGKPVDVVKTRTGFRKTEFKNGMVYLNDRVIQMKGYAQRTSNEWPAVGMSVPAWLSDYSNGLAVEGNANFFRWMHVTAWKQDIESCDRVGLMQMLPAGDAEADVEGRRWSQRTELMRDNIIYNRNNPSVIFYECGNESISEDHMGEMKAIRDQYDPNGGRAIGSREMLDRKIAEYGGEMLYINKSAGKPMIATEYCRDEALRKYWDELTAPYHKNGAGPLYRNAPAPDYNRNQDSFAIEELKRWFDYFIMRAGTGTRVSSGGANIVFSDTNTHCRGEENYRRSGEVDAMRIPKDAFFAHQVMWDGWVDIEHPRTYIVGHWNYADNTVKDVYVVSPSEKVELFLNGKSLGFGERSYHFLHTFKNVAYQPGTLKAVSYEFTPKSPKGDLKPKDRSNESPLQGVGGSWKEVSSDTKNTAGAPAALKLTLIKSPLPVKADGADMVLAQVEVVDANGQRCPTVQTPVNFKLDGPAEWRGGIAQGPDNYILSKTLPAECGVNRALIRSTTEAGKVTLTASAEGLQSAMISFETTPEKIVDGLSTDLPGDGLPSYLSRGETPSTPSFKVSRKTVDIVSATAGANADKVKNSYDDNEMSEWTNDGKISTGWVTYQLGRKAEISEVCFKFSGWRSRSYPIEILVDGKEVWKGNTEPGLGYVTLAVKPTVGKSVTVRLTGTGTEKDAFQNMVELNGNKELDGFKEPKNINTKGQLRIIEAEFFEKVE; from the coding sequence ATGAGAAACAACAAGAAAGACAGAGTAAGAAAATTACTATTACTATGTGTAGGAGTAGTCGGAGGTACATTTTGTTATGCTTCTCCAAAGTTTGAGGGTTCCTTGCGCGAGACGTACAATTTTAACTCCGACTGGAAGCTTCGCATCGGAGATATTTCCGGTGCCGAAGCCCCTGTTTATGGCGATAAGGAGTGGAAAACGGTTACACTTCCGCGCGCTTTCAACGAGGATGAAGCGTTTCGCCAGCACATTGAGCAGCTGACCGATACCGTAGTCTGGTATCGCAAACATTTTAAATTGCCCACTTCAGAGCAGGGTAAAAAGGTGTTTATCGAATTTGAAGGGGTACGTATGGCGGCAGATGTTTATGTCAATGGCGTAAAGGTCGGACTGCATGAAAACGGCGTCATGGCATTCGGCTTTGATATTTCCGATAAAATCCGTTTCGGCGAGGACAATGTGATTGCCCTGCGTATCGACAATAGCTGGAAATACCGGGAGCGTTCGACCAACAGCCTGTTCCAGTGGAACAACAGCAACTTCAATGCAAACTATGGAGGCATTCCCAAAAATGTAAAACTGCATGTTTCGGGAAAAGTTTACCAGACATTGCCGCTCTATTCGTTCCTGAAAACCAGCGGAGTCTATGTTTATGCTAAAAACTTTAATATCAAAGGTCGGAAAGCTGTCATTATCGCTGAATCGGAAGTAAAGAATGAGACCTCTTCTGTTCAGAATATCGGCTATGAGGTGGTCATCGAAGATATGGATGGCAAAGAAATCTCCCGTTATACCGGAAAAACACAATCTGTGCAACCGGGAGCAACTGCAATGCTTTCGGCAAGCTCGCCGGTCAGCAACCTGCACTTTTGGAGCTGGGGGTATGGTTATCTGTATAATGTCTATACTGTTTTGAAAATCAATGGAAAACCGGTAGATGTGGTGAAAACCCGCACCGGTTTTCGTAAAACAGAGTTCAAAAACGGTATGGTTTATCTCAATGACCGCGTCATTCAGATGAAAGGTTACGCTCAGCGTACCTCCAATGAATGGCCGGCTGTAGGCATGTCTGTTCCGGCCTGGTTGAGCGATTACAGTAATGGTCTGGCAGTTGAAGGAAATGCCAACTTTTTCCGCTGGATGCACGTCACCGCCTGGAAACAGGATATCGAATCATGCGACCGGGTAGGGCTTATGCAAATGTTGCCTGCCGGTGATGCAGAGGCTGATGTGGAGGGTCGCCGTTGGTCTCAACGTACCGAACTGATGCGTGACAACATCATCTATAACCGGAATAATCCGAGTGTTATTTTCTATGAATGTGGAAATGAGTCTATCAGCGAAGACCACATGGGTGAAATGAAAGCCATCCGTGACCAGTATGACCCGAATGGTGGTCGTGCCATCGGTTCGCGTGAAATGCTGGACAGAAAAATAGCCGAATACGGCGGTGAAATGCTTTATATTAATAAGAGTGCGGGCAAACCGATGATTGCCACCGAATATTGCCGTGACGAAGCTTTACGTAAATACTGGGACGAACTGACAGCGCCTTATCATAAGAATGGTGCCGGCCCGTTGTACCGGAATGCTCCGGCCCCGGATTATAACCGTAACCAGGATTCCTTTGCCATTGAGGAACTCAAACGTTGGTTTGACTATTTCATAATGCGTGCCGGAACCGGTACACGTGTAAGCTCAGGGGGAGCCAATATCGTGTTCTCTGATACCAATACCCATTGTCGGGGAGAAGAGAATTACCGTCGGAGCGGGGAGGTTGATGCTATGCGTATCCCCAAAGATGCCTTCTTCGCACACCAGGTAATGTGGGACGGTTGGGTGGATATCGAACACCCACGTACATATATCGTTGGCCACTGGAATTACGCTGATAATACCGTGAAAGATGTATATGTGGTATCTCCATCCGAAAAGGTAGAGCTTTTCCTGAACGGTAAGTCGCTCGGTTTCGGTGAACGCAGTTATCATTTCCTGCACACGTTTAAGAATGTGGCATATCAACCGGGGACTTTGAAGGCTGTAAGTTATGAATTTACCCCTAAATCACCTAAAGGGGACTTAAAGCCCAAAGACCGTAGTAACGAAAGCCCCCTTCAGGGGGTTGGGGGTAGCTGGAAAGAGGTTTCTTCCGATACAAAAAACACTGCGGGAGCCCCGGCTGCCTTGAAACTCACGCTGATTAAATCACCTCTTCCGGTAAAGGCCGATGGTGCCGATATGGTACTAGCCCAGGTAGAAGTAGTGGATGCAAATGGCCAGCGTTGTCCTACAGTCCAAACTCCGGTAAACTTCAAACTGGATGGTCCTGCCGAATGGCGTGGCGGTATTGCCCAGGGACCGGACAACTATATTTTGTCTAAAACGCTTCCGGCTGAGTGTGGCGTTAATCGCGCGTTAATCCGTTCAACCACAGAAGCCGGCAAAGTTACCCTGACAGCTTCAGCTGAAGGACTGCAATCGGCTATGATATCATTTGAAACAACACCTGAAAAGATAGTTGATGGTTTAAGTACAGATTTACCGGGAGATGGTTTGCCATCTTATCTTTCACGCGGAGAAACGCCATCTACACCCTCTTTCAAAGTTTCCCGCAAAACGGTAGATATCGTTTCTGCGACAGCCGGAGCTAATGCCGATAAGGTGAAAAACAGCTATGACGATAACGAAATGTCAGAATGGACCAATGATGGCAAAATATCTACCGGATGGGTTACCTATCAGTTGGGGCGTAAGGCAGAGATTTCTGAAGTATGCTTTAAGTTCTCCGGATGGCGTTCGCGCAGTTATCCTATCGAGATTTTGGTCGATGGGAAAGAGGTTTGGAAAGGCAATACAGAGCCCGGACTCGGATATGTAACACTTGCCGTGAAACCTACTGTAGGAAAAAGCGTAACAGTGCGACTAACCGGTACTGGCACAGAGAAAGATGCTTTCCAGAATATGGTTGAGCTGAACGGAAATAAAGAATTGGACGGATTCAAAGAGCCGAAAAATATCAATACCAAAGGACAGCTTCGAATCATTGAAGCAGAGTTTTTTGAGAAAGTGGAATAA